TAGGCGAGCTTCCGGAGGACATCTACACGCACTTCTTCCGGAGCTTCGCGTTCGAGGCGAGGGTGACGCTTCACGTCGACGTGCGGCGCGGCACCGACAAGCACCACGTCATCGAGGCCGCGTTCAAGGGCCTTGGCAAGTGCATCGCCGCAGCGACCGCGAAGAGGCCGGGCGGGGTGTCGACCAAGGGGAAAGTGGCCGTGAAGGCGAGGAAGTGACCGCGCGATGCGTCCCCCCATGATGAAGCAACGCGTCGGGGGCCGCTGACTTGCTCAAGAAACGGATCATCCCCTGCCTCGATGTGAAGGACGGGGACGTCGTCAAAGGCGTACGGTTCGAGAAGTTGCAAAGCGTCGGCTCGCCCAAGGCGCTTGCGGTCGAGTACGAAAGGCAAGGTGGAGACGAGGTCGTCTTCCTGGACATCTCCGCTTCCGTCGAAGGGCGTAAGGCGACGCTTGACGTGGTGCGTAAGACAGCCGAGGATCTCTTCATCCCTCTCACCGTCGGCGGCGGGATCTCTACCGTCAACGACATCGAGGCCGCCCTCTCCGCTGGTGCCGACAAGGTGTCCATGAACACGGCAGCGGTGCGTAACCCTTCCATGATAACGGAGGCCGCCGAGCGTTTCGGGAGCCAATGCGTCGTCGTGGCGATAGACGCCAAACGGAAGGGCCGCTCGTGGGACGTCTTCACGCACGGCGGGTCGCGTAAGACCGACTTGGATGCGGTAATGTGGGCCAAGCGCGCAGCGCAGCTTGGCGCCGGCGAGATCCTCCTCACATCGATGGATCGGGACGGGACGACCGAAGGTTATGACCTGGACCTCACGCGCAAGGTCGTCGACGCCGTGCCGATCCCGGTGATCGCGTCCGGCGGCGCGGGGACGAACGAGCACATCCTCGAGGCCTTGACGGAAGGGAAGGCGGATGCGGCGCTTGCCGCAAGCATCTTCCACTACGGAACCTACACGGTGGGACATGTCAAGGCGTTCTGCGAGGATAACGGGGTTCCCATGAGGCCGTGAGATGGCTACCGGGAGGAAACGCGCGCGGCGATCCGGTCCGCGTCGGAGAAAGACCAAAACGACTTCGTCCTCCCCGCGGAGAATCGCCAAACCTTCTGACATCGACTTTGCCAAGGGCGATGGCCTCGTTCCCGTGGTGGTCCAGGACGTAACGACGCGCGAAGTACTCACTGTTGCGTACATGAACAAGGAGGCGCTGGCGAAGACCATCAAGACAGGCTTCATGCACTATTGGTCGCGTTCGCGCGGCGAACTTTGGAAGAAGGGCGAGACGTCCGGACACTACCAGCGCCTGAAGTCCTTGGCCCTTGACTGCGACGCCGACACATTGCTCGCGATCGTCGAGCAGGACGGTGTCGCCTGCCACGAAGGGACGTTCACGTGCTTCGAGCGGGAACTTCACGGAACTAAGGAATCGAGCCCGCTCATCGAACTGTGGGAGACGATCCTCGCCCGAAAGGAGGCGGATGCGTCCGAGTCGTACACGGCAAAACTGTACTCGGACCCGAACCTCATGTTGAAGAAGGTCGCGGAGGAGGCGAGCGAGGTGATCATGGCGTACAAGGACGGCAAGCGCGACGAGATGGTGCACGAGCTCGTGGACCTCTTGTATCATTCGATGGTCGTGGCGGGGAAGGCGGGGATAACACCCAAGGAGGTCATAGCAGAGATCCGTAAGCGGCGCCGGTAGCACACTTTCATAGCGATTGCGTATTCTCAAGATTTCATGAAATCACGAGGTTGTACTCGAGCGCTTCCTCGAATCGGCCCAAGCTCAGCACAATCCTTATAACACCGCAATCTCCCTGGCACATGGGGGCAATGAACCAACTGGGCGCCAGATGCGGACATCGCACCGTTCTGTTTGTTATCATTGTCCTACTAGCGGCACCGCTGCCAGGACTTCGGCCGGCCGCCGCCGAATCCGTCGCGGTCATGTCATCCAAATTGCCGCTCACTCTTCGAGACTCCACGACCGTCTTCACAGGCGATCGTTTTTGGCTCTTCGGAGGTTTCGGAGAAGGTTACCTGGGCGGGCTCGCAATGGACGGCGTCATAGAGTTCGACCCATTGACGAATTCGGCCATGAACCGGACCCCAAGGTTACCGTACCGCGTCTCCGCAGCCGGAAGCCTATGGGACGGAGAGGCCGCGTGGATATTCGGTGGCCGGAACCCGGATTCCCCTTACTACAATGAGAATAGGATCATCCATTATTCGGCCACCCAAGGGAGCTGGGCCATCGGCGCGCGGTTACCTTCGCGTGTTGCCGACATCACGGCCGTTTGGACTGGCTCGTACGGATTCCTGTTCGGCGGAAGCGGGGCGGGATCCAATTATCGAAGTATCTTGCGCTTCGATGCAAGGACTGAAGCGATTTCTACCATGGCCGCGGTCCTGCCCACCTACATGGAGGCACCGGCGGCCGCTTGGGATGGGCGCTATGTATACATCTTTTCGGGCCACCA
The DNA window shown above is from Euryarchaeota archaeon and carries:
- the hisF gene encoding imidazole glycerol phosphate synthase subunit HisF, giving the protein MLKKRIIPCLDVKDGDVVKGVRFEKLQSVGSPKALAVEYERQGGDEVVFLDISASVEGRKATLDVVRKTAEDLFIPLTVGGGISTVNDIEAALSAGADKVSMNTAAVRNPSMITEAAERFGSQCVVVAIDAKRKGRSWDVFTHGGSRKTDLDAVMWAKRAAQLGAGEILLTSMDRDGTTEGYDLDLTRKVVDAVPIPVIASGGAGTNEHILEALTEGKADAALAASIFHYGTYTVGHVKAFCEDNGVPMRP
- a CDS encoding bifunctional phosphoribosyl-AMP cyclohydrolase/phosphoribosyl-ATP diphosphatase HisIE, encoding MATGRKRARRSGPRRRKTKTTSSSPRRIAKPSDIDFAKGDGLVPVVVQDVTTREVLTVAYMNKEALAKTIKTGFMHYWSRSRGELWKKGETSGHYQRLKSLALDCDADTLLAIVEQDGVACHEGTFTCFERELHGTKESSPLIELWETILARKEADASESYTAKLYSDPNLMLKKVAEEASEVIMAYKDGKRDEMVHELVDLLYHSMVVAGKAGITPKEVIAEIRKRRR